Proteins encoded in a region of the Stieleria neptunia genome:
- the hemL gene encoding glutamate-1-semialdehyde 2,1-aminomutase codes for MTQTRHYAGPKSVAAFEQACKLMPGGVNSPARAFGAVGGTPLFIDHADGPYLFDIDGNRYIDYIGSWGPMILGHRSPAVIEAIEKAIANGTSYGAPTEAESRLAQQIIDAVPSIDKVRLVNSGTEATMSAIRVARGATGRHKVIKFSGNYHGHVDSLLVAAGSAAATLGVPDSPGVTPGAGQDTIVLQYNDGDAVKNAFAAHPGEIAAVILEPVVGNMGCVPPTMEFLETLRAETLSDQSILIFDEVMTGFRLAYGGAQERFGVVPDMTTLGKVVGGGMPLGAYGGRADIMDNVLPAGKVFQAGTLSGNPVAVAAGSATLQQLVEDPPYEQLDAMGDRLADGVHAAASKHGIPHQVQHVGSMLTLFFNARPVTNWPEADRSDREAFGRYFWGLIEKGIYMPCSQFEALFFSNQHNEALIDETIDAIDQVLAGL; via the coding sequence ATGACTCAAACCCGTCACTACGCAGGGCCGAAAAGCGTCGCCGCGTTCGAACAAGCTTGCAAACTCATGCCCGGTGGCGTGAACAGCCCCGCGCGTGCGTTTGGCGCCGTCGGCGGAACGCCGCTGTTCATCGATCATGCCGACGGACCGTACTTGTTCGACATCGACGGGAACCGCTACATCGATTACATCGGATCCTGGGGCCCGATGATCTTGGGGCATCGATCGCCTGCGGTCATCGAGGCGATTGAAAAAGCGATCGCCAATGGCACCAGCTACGGCGCGCCGACGGAAGCCGAGTCGCGTCTGGCACAACAGATCATCGACGCGGTGCCGAGCATCGACAAGGTCCGACTGGTCAACAGCGGAACCGAAGCGACGATGAGCGCGATTCGAGTGGCGCGCGGCGCCACCGGCCGACACAAGGTGATCAAGTTCTCGGGCAACTACCACGGCCACGTCGACAGTCTGCTGGTCGCCGCGGGCAGCGCCGCGGCAACGCTCGGTGTGCCCGATTCTCCGGGCGTCACGCCGGGGGCCGGCCAAGACACCATCGTCCTGCAGTACAATGATGGTGATGCGGTCAAGAATGCGTTCGCAGCGCACCCCGGTGAAATCGCGGCGGTGATTTTGGAACCGGTCGTCGGCAACATGGGGTGTGTCCCGCCGACGATGGAGTTTCTGGAAACGCTGCGCGCCGAGACCCTGTCGGATCAATCGATTCTGATCTTCGATGAAGTGATGACCGGTTTCCGCTTGGCCTACGGAGGCGCCCAAGAGCGGTTCGGCGTCGTGCCGGACATGACAACGCTGGGCAAGGTGGTCGGCGGCGGCATGCCGCTGGGGGCCTACGGCGGTCGGGCGGACATCATGGACAACGTGCTGCCGGCGGGCAAAGTCTTTCAGGCGGGAACGCTGAGCGGAAACCCGGTGGCCGTCGCCGCGGGCAGCGCCACGCTGCAGCAACTCGTCGAAGATCCGCCTTACGAACAGCTCGACGCCATGGGCGATCGCTTGGCCGATGGCGTGCATGCCGCGGCAAGCAAACACGGCATCCCCCACCAAGTCCAACACGTCGGCAGCATGTTGACACTGTTCTTCAACGCGCGTCCGGTGACAAATTGGCCCGAAGCCGATCGCAGTGACCGAGAAGCCTTCGGTCGATACTTTTGGGGATTGATCGAAAAAGGCATCTACATGCCGTGCAGCCAGTTCGAAGCGTTGTTCTTCAGCAACCAGCACAACGAAGCCCTGATCGACGAGACGATCGACGCGATCGATCAGGTGTTGGCGGGGTTGTAG
- a CDS encoding sensor histidine kinase, with amino-acid sequence MNQSPSRLAIPLIPAARLGSSAWLLHLRSFAVAGQLVTILFAGWGIGVQLPYTPLLALVGLTAVTNVIYGVWLRRYDGPQNHAQGSSDKRPMGPQHGEHEPSSVASPSAARWGSDHELAALEQDGSPRVQKVALGLMLLDLATLTAMLYFSGGAANPFSFFYFVNLAVGGVMIWPKAAWSLTVVATIGYALILRYSIPVKELGTETVSGVFDLRTFGLMLAFTTCASVVTYFVTRTSGLLRARERQLRENQLAQAADRKLESLTTLAAGAAHELATPLSTIDVVARELTRHLEGVEKPATVDQDLKLIDHQLDLCRHILQRMRGAAGDSMAQEWFRTTVGELIDATLEGVRDPHRVDVVDGTEDVENKILWMPEEAVAQAIRNLIHNGLDASGVDGRVRVESRLDRRNVEFIVTDQGQGMSDEILGRVGDPFFTTKEPGRGIGLGLYLTRNVVSQLGGSLNFRSAPGQGTSAVVTLPIAKPENVP; translated from the coding sequence GTGAATCAGTCCCCCTCCCGACTCGCCATCCCGCTGATTCCCGCCGCGCGACTGGGCTCCTCGGCCTGGCTGCTGCATCTGCGATCGTTTGCCGTCGCCGGCCAGTTGGTCACGATCCTGTTTGCCGGTTGGGGCATCGGCGTCCAACTGCCCTACACACCGCTGTTGGCGTTGGTCGGACTGACGGCGGTCACCAACGTGATTTACGGCGTTTGGCTGCGGCGTTACGACGGCCCCCAGAATCATGCCCAGGGTTCATCCGACAAACGCCCGATGGGCCCGCAGCATGGCGAACACGAACCATCGAGCGTTGCGTCTCCATCCGCCGCACGCTGGGGTTCCGATCACGAGCTTGCGGCGCTGGAACAGGATGGATCCCCGCGGGTGCAGAAGGTCGCGTTGGGGTTGATGTTGTTGGACCTCGCGACGCTGACCGCGATGTTGTACTTCAGCGGCGGCGCGGCGAACCCCTTCAGTTTTTTCTACTTCGTCAACTTGGCCGTCGGCGGCGTGATGATCTGGCCCAAGGCCGCTTGGTCGTTGACGGTGGTCGCGACCATCGGTTACGCACTGATCTTGCGATACAGCATCCCGGTCAAGGAACTCGGAACGGAAACCGTCTCGGGCGTCTTTGATCTTCGCACCTTCGGGTTGATGTTGGCGTTCACGACCTGCGCCTCGGTCGTCACCTACTTCGTCACGCGCACCAGTGGATTGTTGCGGGCGCGAGAAAGACAGTTGCGGGAAAACCAATTGGCTCAGGCAGCCGACCGCAAGTTGGAATCGTTGACGACGCTTGCCGCCGGCGCGGCACACGAGTTGGCGACGCCGCTTTCGACGATCGATGTCGTCGCGCGTGAACTGACGCGGCACCTCGAAGGCGTCGAGAAACCGGCGACGGTCGACCAGGATTTGAAGCTGATCGACCATCAACTCGATCTGTGTCGCCACATCTTGCAACGCATGCGGGGTGCCGCCGGTGACTCGATGGCCCAGGAATGGTTTCGGACCACCGTCGGTGAGTTGATCGATGCGACGCTGGAAGGCGTCCGTGATCCCCACCGCGTCGACGTGGTCGATGGCACCGAAGACGTCGAAAATAAAATACTTTGGATGCCCGAAGAAGCGGTGGCCCAAGCGATTCGCAATCTGATCCACAACGGGCTCGATGCCAGCGGTGTCGATGGGCGCGTGCGCGTCGAATCGAGGCTCGATCGACGCAACGTGGAATTCATCGTCACCGACCAGGGGCAAGGGATGAGCGACGAAATCCTGGGCCGCGTCGGCGACCCCTTTTTCACCACCAAAGAACCGGGCCGCGGCATCGGCCTGGGGCTCTACCTGACCCGCAACGTCGTCTCCCAATTAGGCGGCTCGCTCAATTTCCGTTCCGCCCCCGGCCAAGGCACCTCCGCCGTCGTCACCCTGCCGATCGCCAAACCCGAAAACGTGCCATAG
- a CDS encoding PP2C family protein-serine/threonine phosphatase — MSESWNPGVVCASRTDVGMRRTNNQDSHSVIPAQSRERFESRGHLFIVADGMGAHAAGELASSMAAELIAMNYFRTAVADAKDSLHVAVSEANAEIYQRGQQNPEFHNMGTTASTLALLPVGGVIAHVGDSRVYRLRRGVFEQMTFDHSLVWEVQASGQVHPDSALGQALPKNVITRSLGPNSDVQIDVEGPFELELGDKFLLCSDGLSGQVDDVEIATLLDCLPEDLAVEVLVDLANLRGGPDNTTIVVATVTEGPLLDDKQPLPKTPSEDASMKRGMVISLVIAILLAILSVVFLFLRLNDGAMIATLFGALVSGVVSATFYSNLKKQTRRRNAAGNGKRGGIPKAYGGNAPYRRYVSKPDQTLFDRLGKTVDELREAAKLKNWMMDWRQIDQFQHDGMSAMSRGDGKTAIHLQAKAIVETMHQLREQHNRSADETAIDH; from the coding sequence GTGTCGGAATCTTGGAACCCTGGAGTCGTCTGTGCCTCTCGCACCGACGTCGGCATGCGCCGAACCAACAACCAAGACTCGCACTCGGTGATCCCCGCCCAGTCGCGTGAGCGATTTGAAAGCCGCGGGCATTTGTTTATCGTGGCCGACGGGATGGGTGCCCATGCGGCCGGCGAGTTGGCCAGCAGCATGGCGGCCGAACTGATTGCGATGAACTACTTTCGCACCGCGGTGGCGGACGCAAAAGATTCGTTGCATGTCGCAGTCAGCGAAGCCAACGCGGAAATCTATCAGCGCGGACAACAGAACCCCGAATTCCACAACATGGGGACGACCGCCAGCACGTTGGCCCTGTTGCCGGTCGGCGGCGTGATCGCCCATGTCGGCGATTCACGCGTGTACCGATTGCGACGCGGCGTGTTTGAACAAATGACCTTCGATCACTCGCTGGTCTGGGAAGTCCAGGCGAGCGGCCAGGTGCATCCCGACAGCGCCCTCGGCCAAGCGTTGCCCAAGAACGTGATCACGCGCTCGCTGGGCCCCAACTCGGATGTGCAGATCGACGTCGAGGGCCCCTTCGAACTCGAGCTGGGCGACAAGTTCTTGCTCTGCAGCGATGGGTTGTCCGGACAAGTCGACGATGTCGAGATCGCGACGTTGCTGGATTGCTTGCCGGAAGACCTGGCGGTCGAAGTGTTGGTCGATCTGGCTAACCTGCGTGGCGGCCCGGACAACACGACCATCGTCGTCGCCACGGTCACCGAAGGCCCGCTGCTGGACGACAAACAACCGCTGCCCAAAACGCCCTCCGAAGACGCCTCGATGAAGCGGGGGATGGTGATTTCGCTGGTCATCGCGATCTTGCTGGCGATCCTTTCGGTCGTGTTTCTATTCCTGCGGTTGAACGACGGGGCGATGATCGCGACCCTGTTCGGCGCCTTGGTATCCGGTGTGGTTTCCGCCACGTTCTATTCCAACCTGAAAAAACAGACGCGACGACGCAATGCCGCCGGAAACGGCAAACGAGGCGGCATCCCGAAAGCCTACGGCGGCAACGCACCCTATCGACGTTATGTCTCTAAGCCCGATCAGACCTTGTTTGATCGGCTCGGCAAGACCGTCGACGAACTGCGTGAAGCGGCCAAGCTCAAGAACTGGATGATGGATTGGCGACAGATCGATCAGTTTCAACACGACGGCATGTCGGCGATGAGCCGTGGCGACGGAAAAACCGCAATCCATCTGCAAGCCAAAGCGATCGTGGAAACGATGCACCAACTCCGCGAACAACACAATCGCTCGGCCGACGAAACCGCCATCGACCACTGA
- a CDS encoding nitroreductase family protein codes for MTPNPTLRELVSPIDQRWSPYRFEPRPVEQEKLAQCFEAAGWAASSFNEQPWRWIVAPREDSEAFEKMLGCLMEANQSWASAAGALVLTAYRKTFSRNENPNRVAMHDLGQAAAHLALQAAAIGLQVHQMAGVNLSQIRTEYQIPNEFEPATAIAIGYPDTSEPGDETERSLAQREASARKRNPLSQHVFSGSWGNSVDWK; via the coding sequence ATGACGCCTAATCCCACGCTGCGGGAACTCGTTTCCCCGATCGATCAGCGCTGGAGCCCTTACCGGTTCGAACCCCGCCCCGTCGAGCAAGAAAAACTGGCACAGTGTTTCGAAGCGGCCGGCTGGGCGGCGAGCAGTTTTAACGAGCAACCCTGGCGCTGGATCGTCGCCCCACGTGAGGACAGCGAGGCGTTTGAAAAGATGCTCGGTTGCCTGATGGAGGCAAATCAATCGTGGGCGTCGGCCGCCGGCGCGTTGGTGCTGACGGCCTATCGAAAAACGTTCTCACGAAACGAAAACCCCAACCGCGTCGCCATGCACGACCTCGGACAGGCCGCCGCCCATCTGGCGCTGCAAGCCGCCGCGATCGGATTGCAGGTCCATCAGATGGCGGGCGTCAATCTCAGCCAAATCCGCACCGAATACCAGATCCCTAACGAATTCGAACCGGCCACCGCGATCGCAATCGGCTATCCCGACACGTCCGAGCCGGGCGACGAAACCGAGCGGTCGCTGGCCCAACGCGAGGCTTCGGCGCGAAAACGCAATCCACTTTCCCAACATGTGTTCAGCGGATCATGGGGGAATTCAGTCGACTGGAAATGA
- a CDS encoding SpoIIE family protein phosphatase encodes MTTPVPSYLRLHLGDDAHAATRHGHSSSDQFWSAFSAATGWRIDHRHKNDDVEVLPAVQMDVMADDPAQSQPPVVKENATELASVARAMSKEIDELQSLVRRQEIELASQATVQFSPQRSEAASEAVQLTLQRAIQAMGFDAAAIYMLDDETQYLNTRAVVGLPSERLSSEPRMLRGSRADLEAMVQDAVLMEDLRGIAAETWTPPEPFGAAVCTAIFKGDLPIGTLWLFADEPRQLDQSFSAIAQMTSAQITLELSSAATVRREERNRHAVEAIADIAAWQYSSLPIGNVLAPGWLVDGMIESPHDWSTGWHVWDVLPDGSLILAMAEALDRRAGGAMIAATARAALTAHSGYQHTPQQMLQRIGDTLWETNTADQLVSLLYARINPETGEGEVASAGEVSGLIAGKYGYRPLTQTGGRPLAAAMDVECFESTFHLAEGETLVTFGQGLALDGISQELVGCCMRSAMQTDENPLAVLRREMAGFPNRHERGLLSLSRRRG; translated from the coding sequence GTGACCACACCTGTTCCGTCTTATCTTCGACTTCACCTCGGCGACGACGCGCACGCAGCGACTCGCCATGGACACTCTTCCAGCGACCAGTTCTGGAGCGCGTTCTCCGCCGCGACGGGATGGCGGATCGATCACCGCCACAAGAACGACGACGTCGAAGTCTTGCCGGCGGTACAGATGGACGTGATGGCCGATGACCCGGCCCAGTCCCAACCGCCGGTGGTCAAGGAGAACGCAACCGAACTGGCCAGCGTCGCACGTGCGATGTCCAAGGAAATCGACGAGCTGCAGTCGCTGGTCCGCCGCCAAGAAATCGAACTGGCCAGTCAGGCGACGGTCCAGTTTTCGCCCCAACGCAGCGAGGCCGCATCCGAAGCCGTCCAGCTGACGCTTCAGCGGGCGATCCAAGCGATGGGGTTTGACGCCGCCGCGATCTACATGCTCGATGACGAGACCCAATACTTGAACACCCGCGCGGTGGTCGGTTTGCCGTCGGAACGGTTGAGCAGCGAGCCGCGGATGTTGCGGGGCAGCCGCGCCGATTTGGAAGCGATGGTCCAAGACGCGGTCCTGATGGAAGACCTGCGTGGCATCGCCGCCGAAACGTGGACGCCGCCAGAACCCTTCGGCGCGGCGGTCTGCACGGCGATCTTCAAAGGAGACTTGCCGATCGGCACGCTCTGGTTGTTCGCCGACGAACCGCGCCAGCTGGACCAGTCCTTTTCGGCGATCGCGCAGATGACGTCCGCGCAAATCACGCTCGAGCTTTCGTCGGCGGCAACGGTCCGGCGTGAAGAGCGGAATCGTCATGCGGTCGAAGCGATTGCCGACATCGCGGCGTGGCAGTATTCGTCGCTGCCGATCGGCAACGTGTTGGCACCGGGCTGGTTGGTCGATGGGATGATCGAATCGCCACACGACTGGTCGACCGGTTGGCACGTCTGGGACGTGCTGCCGGATGGGTCGTTGATTTTGGCGATGGCCGAAGCATTGGACCGCCGCGCCGGCGGCGCGATGATCGCCGCCACCGCCCGAGCGGCGCTGACGGCCCACAGCGGTTATCAACACACGCCCCAACAAATGTTGCAACGCATCGGGGACACGCTGTGGGAAACCAACACCGCCGACCAGTTGGTTTCGCTGTTGTACGCTCGGATCAATCCCGAAACCGGCGAAGGGGAAGTCGCTTCGGCGGGCGAGGTATCGGGGCTGATTGCCGGCAAGTACGGGTATCGGCCGCTGACCCAGACCGGTGGACGCCCGCTGGCCGCGGCGATGGACGTCGAGTGTTTCGAGTCGACGTTCCATCTGGCCGAAGGCGAAACGCTGGTCACGTTCGGCCAGGGGTTGGCACTGGATGGCATCAGCCAAGAACTGGTGGGATGTTGCATGCGATCGGCGATGCAGACCGATGAAAACCCGTTGGCGGTCCTGCGTCGTGAGATGGCAGGTTTTCCCAATCGTCACGAGCGCGGACTTTTGTCGCTTTCGCGGCGGCGAGGCTGA
- a CDS encoding TolC family protein yields the protein MNRSLFRIATHLQLVLAIVLATGCTPTQPFFMNESPDLQHYLNTATSIEYPDVEVASMPETTQSLPPLTVGNHNYEFWNMTLEECVTTALQNAQFLMTTGGNAETRQNIAAQFVSGSPGQFGSVYDVALQQTTTQSIPITTDGNGNRLLPRGAVRANQIGGVEDALAEFDAIVSGFIDSSTTDRPQNVGDGNTINRQFSVAQNTTQQAALSKRLATGGVVTARQQVIYSRNNTELSSISRLFASDYTAIAEVQVQHPLLRNRGTYINRIPVMLASMNEDISIATFEQQIRNLVRDVEVAYWDLYLSYRAVATATIARDSAQATAEFTKLNMDAGTGTIQELSQSVGQYWNLQRRLTAALNGSNLPGDDRFGVYGRERALRELLGLTATDGRLIRPIDEPTQARVEFEWTDSVAQMLYLSPELRSQKYSIKQAELELALAKNQILPDVNLSLLYRFVGLGDTLGPPGGDDSFPAVGSSALAGLTSGDYQEGVVRLEFSMPVGLRRELARIRQTQLTLIQRRTYLQESERLAVSQLSDAIGKSASHFSQLQDAANEWQAAEQEVDARLLEYQKGLSPVNVVLQSQQRRAEAQISYYRALVEYNKSINYVDYLRGTLLANSNIALREGPWNSKAYCDALERARERSAGYELQYGVTRPGVVRRGPVQNADAAVEVMGFSDSSSGALLAPGQADSMGLFEKSYNEVAPVEDVPLEQFGTPSEMLSPEPINPPVMPVPDPSVTAPESAAPMPNAPMPAAPTPGSASQSILVPGQPAGSIAPISYQTERVIERAEAESVDAASGAPIPVRRKAIPQTPHRAAAQSAR from the coding sequence ATGAATCGCTCGTTGTTTCGTATCGCTACGCACCTGCAACTCGTTTTGGCGATTGTATTGGCGACTGGATGTACGCCGACGCAACCGTTCTTTATGAATGAGTCGCCGGACCTGCAACATTACCTCAACACCGCCACGTCGATCGAGTATCCAGACGTGGAGGTCGCCAGCATGCCGGAAACGACTCAGTCGTTGCCGCCGCTGACGGTGGGGAATCATAACTACGAATTCTGGAACATGACGCTGGAAGAATGCGTCACGACGGCGCTGCAAAATGCGCAGTTTCTGATGACGACCGGCGGCAACGCCGAGACGCGTCAGAACATCGCGGCACAGTTCGTCAGCGGTTCGCCGGGGCAATTCGGCAGCGTCTATGACGTCGCGCTCCAGCAGACGACGACTCAGTCGATTCCGATCACGACCGACGGCAACGGCAACCGGTTGCTGCCGCGAGGCGCCGTTCGGGCCAACCAAATCGGCGGCGTCGAGGACGCGTTGGCGGAATTTGATGCCATCGTCAGCGGGTTCATCGATTCGTCGACCACCGACCGGCCGCAAAACGTCGGTGACGGCAACACGATCAACCGCCAGTTCTCGGTCGCACAGAACACGACCCAACAAGCCGCGCTCAGCAAGCGACTGGCCACCGGTGGTGTCGTGACGGCACGTCAACAAGTCATCTACTCGCGCAACAACACCGAACTGAGCAGCATCTCGCGCCTGTTCGCCAGCGACTACACGGCGATCGCCGAAGTCCAAGTCCAGCACCCGCTGCTTCGCAATCGAGGCACGTACATCAACCGCATCCCCGTGATGCTGGCCAGCATGAACGAGGACATCTCGATCGCCACGTTTGAACAGCAGATTCGCAACCTGGTCCGCGACGTCGAAGTCGCTTACTGGGACCTGTACCTCAGCTATCGTGCCGTCGCCACCGCCACGATCGCCCGCGACAGTGCTCAAGCGACTGCCGAATTCACCAAACTGAACATGGACGCCGGCACGGGGACGATTCAAGAGTTGTCGCAGTCGGTCGGACAGTACTGGAACCTGCAACGACGATTGACCGCCGCGCTGAACGGGTCGAACCTGCCCGGCGACGATCGCTTCGGCGTCTACGGCCGCGAGCGTGCCTTGCGTGAATTGCTGGGTTTGACCGCCACCGACGGACGATTGATCCGACCGATCGACGAACCAACCCAAGCACGCGTCGAATTCGAATGGACCGATTCGGTCGCGCAAATGCTGTACCTCAGCCCCGAACTGCGCAGCCAGAAGTACTCGATCAAGCAAGCCGAACTGGAACTGGCCTTGGCCAAAAATCAAATCCTGCCCGATGTCAACTTGTCGCTGCTGTACCGCTTCGTCGGGCTCGGCGACACGCTGGGACCGCCCGGTGGCGATGACTCGTTCCCCGCGGTGGGCAGCAGTGCCCTGGCCGGGCTGACCAGCGGAGACTACCAGGAAGGCGTGGTTCGGTTGGAGTTCTCGATGCCCGTCGGACTGCGGCGAGAACTGGCACGGATTCGTCAAACCCAACTGACACTGATCCAACGACGAACATACCTGCAAGAATCCGAGCGGCTGGCCGTCAGCCAGCTCAGCGACGCGATCGGCAAATCGGCCAGCCACTTTTCGCAGCTGCAAGACGCGGCCAACGAATGGCAAGCCGCCGAGCAAGAAGTCGACGCGCGGTTGCTGGAGTACCAAAAAGGACTCAGCCCGGTGAACGTGGTGCTGCAAAGTCAACAACGTCGTGCCGAAGCCCAGATCAGTTACTACCGTGCCTTGGTCGAGTACAACAAATCGATCAACTACGTCGACTACCTGCGTGGCACCTTGTTGGCCAACAGCAACATCGCACTGCGGGAAGGCCCCTGGAATAGCAAGGCCTACTGTGACGCCCTGGAACGTGCCCGCGAACGATCGGCAGGCTACGAATTGCAATACGGTGTGACCCGTCCCGGCGTGGTTCGGCGAGGCCCGGTGCAAAACGCCGACGCGGCCGTCGAAGTGATGGGCTTCAGCGATTCGTCTTCCGGAGCACTCCTCGCGCCCGGCCAAGCCGACTCGATGGGACTGTTCGAAAAGTCCTACAACGAAGTGGCTCCGGTCGAGGACGTGCCGCTGGAACAATTCGGAACGCCCAGCGAAATGCTCTCCCCGGAACCGATCAATCCGCCGGTCATGCCGGTCCCGGATCCGTCCGTGACCGCACCCGAGTCGGCCGCCCCGATGCCGAATGCCCCGATGCCGGCGGCTCCGACGCCCGGATCGGCCAGCCAAAGCATCCTGGTCCCCGGACAGCCGGCTGGTTCGATCGCCCCGATCAGCTACCAGACCGAACGGGTGATCGAGCGAGCCGAGGCCGAATCGGTCGACGCCGCTTCGGGGGCTCCGATCCCGGTGCGTCGAAAAGCGATCCCCCAGACTCCTCATCGGGCAGCTGCCCAATCGGCGCGCTGA
- a CDS encoding MSCRAMM family protein, whose product MQRLICSIATLALVCASGLASAADVAQQQWVRVSESGSVQGRVIVPRSEGISAARGAKVVLIDQIGKPATAATESDKTGRFTLTDVKPGVYTLMIRGEGTFACCAMHIVSKEVPISDQFEIAAGAVEFSVVRNAILRYMPSGQASQVDFDPSSNPMATDRAFTGESVRLSQYEGGLRGRLTRAGFTDNPGAQGANVVIYRDGIEVARTLTDQSGHFQVNDLEPGSYSVLGSGKDGFGLMGIELVNPLMVQTALGTTDGDTTLVAQTESGSDTFIMQVAPGPITVIEDRLISEEEQDGGLVLPDGGYDPTAMSGSYGGGGGGGGGGGGIGGGGSLRGIAVLGGIGAAIAIGASDDDDSIDTPPVISPALPNQVQQPVVNP is encoded by the coding sequence ATGCAACGTTTGATCTGTTCCATCGCCACGTTAGCGCTGGTCTGTGCTTCGGGCTTGGCCTCCGCGGCGGATGTCGCCCAACAACAATGGGTCCGCGTTTCGGAGAGCGGATCGGTTCAGGGACGCGTGATCGTTCCGCGCAGCGAAGGTATTTCGGCGGCGCGTGGCGCGAAGGTTGTCTTGATCGACCAAATCGGCAAGCCAGCCACTGCCGCAACCGAATCGGACAAAACGGGTCGGTTCACGCTGACCGACGTGAAACCAGGTGTCTACACGCTGATGATTCGCGGCGAAGGCACCTTTGCCTGCTGTGCGATGCACATCGTCAGCAAAGAAGTCCCGATCAGCGACCAATTTGAAATCGCCGCGGGTGCGGTGGAGTTCAGCGTGGTGCGAAATGCCATCCTGCGTTACATGCCGTCCGGCCAAGCGAGTCAGGTCGATTTCGATCCGAGTAGCAACCCGATGGCCACCGATCGTGCCTTCACCGGAGAATCCGTCCGGCTGAGCCAGTACGAAGGCGGATTGCGAGGTCGTTTGACTCGCGCCGGATTCACCGACAACCCTGGCGCCCAAGGGGCTAACGTCGTGATTTATCGCGACGGTATCGAAGTCGCCCGAACATTGACCGACCAGTCGGGGCACTTTCAAGTCAACGACCTGGAGCCCGGAAGTTACTCGGTCTTGGGTTCTGGAAAGGACGGTTTCGGTTTGATGGGCATTGAACTGGTCAATCCCTTGATGGTGCAGACCGCGTTGGGGACGACCGACGGCGACACCACGCTGGTCGCTCAAACCGAATCCGGTTCGGACACCTTCATCATGCAGGTCGCCCCGGGGCCGATCACGGTCATCGAGGATCGATTGATCTCTGAGGAAGAGCAAGACGGTGGTTTGGTGCTGCCCGATGGCGGATACGACCCGACTGCGATGAGTGGTTCGTACGGCGGCGGCGGTGGAGGCGGCGGCGGTGGCGGCGGAATCGGCGGCGGTGGCAGCCTGCGAGGCATCGCAGTCCTGGGCGGAATCGGAGCCGCGATTGCAATTGGTGCCAGCGATGACGACGATTCGATCGATACTCCGCCGGTCATCAGCCCCGCGTTGCCGAATCAAGTTCAGCAACCGGTTGTCAATCCGTAG
- a CDS encoding acyl-CoA synthetase family protein: MSAAQTSIPEDVAKSASEARDRLNEHTLKIVHWHFSEETGSPFWLEKKAELGFDPLTDVKSFDDLKKFPNFEDEWLRGGPIQRWVPKGHAGKPVYVFETGGTTGVPKSRMVIEDHWKDYELFSDTLPDEHFPPGSNWLMLGPSGPRRLRLAVEHLAQHRGGICFCIDLDPRWVVKLIKKGWMEHLEEYKKHCIDQAVTVLTAGHDIKCMFATPKLLESLGEALEDRGTSLQEVGIKGIFSGGTEFTPQWTRFCVEEMLGGPVEEGGVYMTPTYGNTLMGLACSKPITAADGYKISYYAPQPRAVTEVVSFDDYNQVVGFGETGRVKLYTLTDEFFVPGFMERDEGEREAPFDMYPWDGVSGVRPFHELASATTVGVY, from the coding sequence ATGAGTGCCGCCCAGACTTCGATTCCCGAAGATGTCGCCAAGAGTGCTTCGGAAGCCAGAGATCGATTGAATGAACACACTCTCAAGATTGTGCATTGGCACTTTAGTGAGGAAACAGGAAGCCCGTTTTGGTTGGAAAAGAAGGCGGAGCTGGGCTTTGATCCCCTGACCGACGTCAAGTCCTTTGACGATCTGAAAAAGTTTCCGAACTTCGAAGACGAATGGCTCCGCGGTGGTCCGATCCAACGCTGGGTCCCCAAGGGGCATGCCGGCAAACCGGTCTACGTTTTCGAAACCGGCGGCACGACGGGGGTTCCGAAAAGCCGGATGGTGATCGAAGATCATTGGAAGGATTACGAGCTGTTCAGCGATACCCTGCCGGACGAGCATTTCCCGCCGGGATCGAACTGGCTGATGCTGGGCCCCAGCGGTCCGCGACGTCTGCGTTTGGCCGTCGAGCACTTGGCCCAACATCGCGGCGGCATCTGCTTTTGCATCGACTTGGATCCCCGCTGGGTCGTCAAGCTGATCAAAAAAGGCTGGATGGAGCATCTGGAAGAGTACAAGAAGCACTGCATCGACCAAGCCGTCACGGTGCTGACCGCGGGACACGACATCAAGTGCATGTTCGCCACGCCGAAGTTGCTCGAATCGCTCGGCGAGGCCCTGGAAGACCGTGGCACCAGCCTGCAAGAAGTCGGCATCAAGGGAATCTTTTCCGGCGGCACCGAGTTCACACCGCAGTGGACACGATTCTGTGTCGAAGAGATGCTCGGTGGGCCGGTGGAAGAGGGGGGCGTCTACATGACCCCGACCTACGGCAATACGTTGATGGGACTGGCATGCAGCAAACCGATCACGGCCGCTGATGGGTACAAGATCAGCTACTACGCCCCCCAGCCTCGCGCGGTGACCGAGGTGGTCAGTTTCGACGACTACAACCAGGTCGTCGGATTCGGCGAAACCGGACGCGTCAAGCTGTACACGTTGACCGACGAGTTCTTTGTCCCCGGGTTCATGGAACGCGACGAAGGCGAACGAGAAGCGCCGTTCGACATGTACCCTTGGGACGGTGTCAGCGGCGTGCGGCCGTTCCACGAATTGGCAAGTGCGACGACCGTCGGCGTTTATTAG